GCTGGCCGGCGGCCTGCCGTTCCTCGCGACGGTCGGGGCGACCGCACCGTTCGTCGGTCTTCTCGGTACCGTCATCGGCATCTATCGCGCGCTGATCAACATCGGCATCGCCGGTTCGGCCTCGATCGACAAGGTCGCCGGCCCGGTCGGCGAGGCTCTGATCATGACCGCCATCGGCCTTCTCGTCGCCGTTCCGGCTGTGCTCGCCTACAACTGGCTGCAGAGCCGCAACAAGCGCATCGCCGAGCTGCTCTCGGGCTTCTCGACCGATCTGCTGGCCAATATCAACTCGAAGGGCGCGGTGAAGCCGACCGTGCTGACCAAGCCTTCGACGCAGCAGGCCGGCAAGGCCGCAGCCACCGCGCCGGCGGCAAAGCCGGCCGGAACGACCACAACCACCGCGCCGAAGCGCTGATTGCGCCGTGACGCCGGGCCGGACATTTCGGCCCGGCGACGCAGGCAAATGGAATAGTTGGATAGGATATAGCCATGGCGATTTCGATGGGAGGCGGCGGTCAGGAAACGCCGATGTCGGACATCAACACCACGCCGCTGGTGGACGTGATGCTGGTGCTCCTGATCATCTTCCTGATCGCGGTTCCGGTCGCGATCCAGACGATCGAGAAGCTGCGCATCCCGGTGTTCGAATCGACCGAATCGAAGGACAAGGTCGAGAACCTGCAGCTCACGGTCAGCACGACCGACGCCGCCGGGCGCAGCGCTGGCGAACCCGGGTTCGAAGGGGCCTCGCGCGAAGGCGAATGCCGCGTGTACTTCGGCAACACGACTCCGGTGGATTCGCAGGAACTTTACGACCGGGCGTTCGAGCGGCTCGATGCGATCGTCCAGCGCGCCGGCGGTGCCGAAGCGATCATGGACGACCCCGACAAGATTCCGCAAGTGCACATCCGGGGCGACGTGAACGCCCCCTGGCAGTGCATAGCCGGCACGATCTATAACGTGCAGGCGGCCGGCTATCCGACCGTCGGTTTCATCTCCAACCCGGTCGATCCGAACGGTTGATCGGCAAGGACAGGATTCAGGAGTAGCCCACCATGGCAATGTCAGGCGGCCGCGACGACGGCTCACCGATGATGGAAATGAACACGACGCCGCTGATCGACGTCATGCTCGTGCTCCTCATCATGTTCATCATCACGATTCCGGTGGCGACCCACTCGGTCGACATCGACCTTCCGGCACCCAACCCCAATCCGCCGCCAGAAGACCAGATCGATCCGATCAAGAACAAGATCGTCATCACTCAGGCCGGCGAAATCCTGTGGAACGGCGATTCGATCGATCAGAGCGAGCTGGTCCGCAATCTGGAGATCAGCAAGACGATCGACCCCGAACCCGAACTGCAGTTCGAGCCCGAGCAGTACGCCAGCTACGACCTGTCGGTGAAAGTGCTCAACATCATCAAGGGGTCGGGCGTCAGCAAGTTCGGCTTCGTCGGCAACGAGAAGTACCGGACTTTCGGCAAGCCCGCCGGCGCCTGACGCGCCAGCATCGCACGAAATCGGGAAAGGGGGCGGAGCGATCCGCCCCCTTTTTCGTGCCCCCATTTTTTCGCGTCCACGGGCCTTCGGCTCGCCTGGCTGCGCCCCGCCGGTTTGGCGTTCCGGCGATGTGATGATATCCTGTCGTAAAGATCGCAGAGGGTAGAGCCGCAACGCCGGTCGACAGTGCCCCGATAGGAGAGATCAACACGACACCGCTCATCGATGTCATGCTGGTCCTCCTGATCATGTTCGTGATCACGATCCCGGTCGCCACGCATTCGGTGGAGATCGACCTGCCGCGCGAATGCAGCGACTGCCCACCCACCGATCCGATCAGGAACAAGCTTTCGATCGATGCGAGCGATCGCCTGTCCTGGAACGGAACCGGGGTGGACGAGCGACAACTGGCCGCGACGCGCGCGATGGCGGTGGAGCCGGAACTCCAGTTCGAGCCCGCGGCACGTGCCAGCTATCGGGTTTCGGCACGCACCTTGCGCTTGATCCAGATGTCGGGGGTTTCGCGCTTCGGCTTCGTCGGCAACGAGAAATACCGCACCCTCGCTCAGCGCTGAAGCTGGAGCCGTTTCCATTGTGACGCGCCGTCCCGCTGCAGCCATGCTGAAACGACGTTAGGCTCCGCGTTCTTCGGCGACCGGATCGACGCGCATGGCCTCGGCGGCGAGGGTTTCGGCCTCGATCAGCAGTTCTTCGTCCACCGCACCCTGCGGCATCGCCTCGCGGCCGATCATGGTCATCACCGGCACGGCGAGCGGGCTGACACGATCCAGTTCGACGTGGACCAGTTGCTCGGCCGACCGTTCGAGCAGGTCGGCCAGCCTGCCGACATCGGTCAGGCGGGCGCGCGCATCGGCCCAGGCCGCTTCGAGCAGGACATGGCCCGGCTCGTACTTGCGCAGGACATCGTAGATGAGATCGGTCGAAAACGTCACTTGCTTGCCCGTCTTGCGCTTGCCGGGATGCTGCCGCTCGACCAGTCCGGCAATCA
The sequence above is a segment of the Pelagerythrobacter marensis genome. Coding sequences within it:
- a CDS encoding biopolymer transporter ExbD; the encoded protein is MAMSGGRDDGSPMMEMNTTPLIDVMLVLLIMFIITIPVATHSVDIDLPAPNPNPPPEDQIDPIKNKIVITQAGEILWNGDSIDQSELVRNLEISKTIDPEPELQFEPEQYASYDLSVKVLNIIKGSGVSKFGFVGNEKYRTFGKPAGA
- a CDS encoding biopolymer transporter ExbD — translated: MAEGRAATPVDSAPIGEINTTPLIDVMLVLLIMFVITIPVATHSVEIDLPRECSDCPPTDPIRNKLSIDASDRLSWNGTGVDERQLAATRAMAVEPELQFEPAARASYRVSARTLRLIQMSGVSRFGFVGNEKYRTLAQR
- a CDS encoding biopolymer transporter ExbD; the protein is MAISMGGGGQETPMSDINTTPLVDVMLVLLIIFLIAVPVAIQTIEKLRIPVFESTESKDKVENLQLTVSTTDAAGRSAGEPGFEGASREGECRVYFGNTTPVDSQELYDRAFERLDAIVQRAGGAEAIMDDPDKIPQVHIRGDVNAPWQCIAGTIYNVQAAGYPTVGFISNPVDPNG
- a CDS encoding MotA/TolQ/ExbB proton channel family protein encodes the protein MLIELLAAAGEAAPQNSFGFMEAMNQGGVIAWSIFGVLVIMSVGSFYILITKLLEQQKIFSQYKDVRTHFWKAGTLREGATKLEKNSAWRQLVDDGLAAEEAHTKMTDSLEAHDWLHGSLARSEATINSKLAGGLPFLATVGATAPFVGLLGTVIGIYRALINIGIAGSASIDKVAGPVGEALIMTAIGLLVAVPAVLAYNWLQSRNKRIAELLSGFSTDLLANINSKGAVKPTVLTKPSTQQAGKAAATAPAAKPAGTTTTTAPKR